The Halomonas sp. KG2 genome contains a region encoding:
- a CDS encoding cytochrome c4: MRKLLASLAITMGAVGTVHAQTDHQADADAAAGRELAQTCAACHGQQGISAVGTFPNLAGQQMSYLAKQIMDIRDGNRLVPTMAGQVDAFSDQDAWDVAAHFAGQNANLGQTNDEDSEFLARGEELYRAGDMSKGIPACSACHTPTGAGIGSAVYPALSGQHTEYMVSTLQDFASGERANSPNNIMGDIASKMSDNDMEAVANYLLGLN, encoded by the coding sequence CACCGTACACGCTCAAACCGACCACCAAGCTGACGCGGATGCGGCGGCAGGTCGTGAACTGGCTCAAACCTGTGCGGCCTGTCATGGTCAGCAAGGTATCAGCGCAGTGGGTACTTTCCCTAATCTGGCAGGGCAGCAGATGTCCTATCTGGCCAAGCAAATCATGGATATTCGCGACGGCAACCGCTTGGTTCCCACCATGGCTGGTCAAGTCGATGCATTCTCTGATCAAGACGCTTGGGATGTTGCGGCTCACTTTGCAGGCCAAAACGCAAATCTTGGCCAAACTAACGATGAAGACTCAGAGTTTTTAGCGCGCGGTGAAGAGCTGTACCGGGCGGGTGATATGTCCAAAGGTATTCCTGCTTGCAGTGCTTGTCATACACCTACGGGGGCTGGTATTGGCAGCGCGGTATATCCAGCGCTTTCAGGTCAGCACACAGAGTATATGGTGTCTACATTGCAAGACTTTGCTTCCGGTGAGCGTGCTAACAGCCCGAATAACATTATGGGCGATATTGCTTCCAAAATGAGTGATAACGACATGGAAGCTGTAGCGAATTATCTATTAGGCTTGAACTAG
- the thiD gene encoding bifunctional hydroxymethylpyrimidine kinase/phosphomethylpyrimidine kinase, producing MSNDSRLRNVLTIAGSDPSGGAGLQGDLKTFSALGVYGTNVITAVIAQNTCGVASVYPVSPHAIREQLENLTNDVALDAVKIGMVASREVAEVIAEVLRQNRPRWIVLDPVMVAKSGDILVDDAGIRAVRDILVPLADVITPNLPEAAVLLDAESPDSLDDMEAMLPALVELGAPYVVLKGGHLRGDTCPDLLATPDGHTWLPASRIDTDNLHGTGCALSSAITACLAKLPADAAPNAPKQAIGEAKLWLHAALEASTRLSVGHGRGPVHHFHAWW from the coding sequence ATGTCCAACGATTCCCGCCTTCGCAATGTACTGACCATCGCAGGATCTGACCCCTCTGGTGGTGCTGGCTTGCAGGGTGATCTGAAAACTTTTTCGGCGCTGGGTGTCTACGGCACCAATGTCATCACTGCTGTCATCGCTCAAAATACTTGTGGTGTGGCTTCCGTGTATCCAGTTTCGCCTCACGCTATTCGCGAGCAGTTAGAAAACCTGACAAATGATGTGGCATTAGATGCCGTTAAAATTGGCATGGTCGCCAGCCGCGAGGTTGCCGAAGTAATCGCTGAAGTATTGCGGCAAAACCGCCCCCGCTGGATCGTGCTGGACCCGGTAATGGTGGCCAAAAGCGGTGATATTCTGGTCGATGACGCAGGCATTCGTGCCGTGCGCGATATATTGGTACCGTTGGCGGACGTAATTACGCCCAATTTGCCTGAAGCTGCTGTGCTCTTAGATGCCGAATCACCGGATTCGCTGGATGACATGGAGGCGATGCTGCCAGCGTTGGTTGAGTTGGGCGCGCCGTATGTGGTGCTGAAAGGTGGGCACCTCCGTGGAGATACCTGTCCTGACTTACTGGCAACCCCGGACGGCCACACATGGCTTCCTGCCTCGCGTATTGACACTGACAACCTGCACGGCACGGGCTGTGCTCTCTCGTCTGCGATCACTGCGTGTCTAGCAAAACTACCCGCCGATGCGGCGCCAAACGCACCTAAGCAAGCGATTGGTGAAGCCAAGTTGTGGCTGCATGCTGCATTAGAAGCGAGCACTCGGCTAAGTGTCGGTCATGGGCGTGGGCCGGTGCACCACTTTCATGCGTGGTGGTGA
- a CDS encoding TRAP transporter substrate-binding protein, with product MKANALPVAIAMTTALSTSLLVVSSFDNQAQAQENFRWKMVTSWPKNFPGVGQGPERLAQLVEEMSDGRLTIEVFGAGQLVPGFEVFDAVSDGTAELGHSASYYWKGKAPEAQFFAAVPFGMNAQEMNAWLHFGGGMELWNEVYEPFGVDVMVAGASGVQMGGWYNKEINSIEDLDGLKMRMPGLGGEVMSRMGVAIVNMPGGEIFTSLQSGAIDATEWIGPYNDLAFGLHQAADYYYYPGWHEPTVMFETIVNEEALAELPADLQAILTTAVRDINANVLDEYTARNNDALETLVNEHEVELRRIPDDVLAQAREHSQDVIAELAESSELGTRIYESYRTFQDKVGNYHAISEQAYYNARNPEGDTTQ from the coding sequence ATGAAAGCCAATGCTTTACCTGTCGCCATTGCGATGACAACCGCTCTATCCACTAGTTTGCTGGTGGTTTCAAGTTTTGATAATCAAGCTCAGGCACAAGAAAATTTCCGTTGGAAAATGGTCACTTCCTGGCCGAAGAACTTCCCAGGTGTGGGGCAGGGGCCTGAGCGGCTCGCGCAACTGGTGGAAGAGATGTCCGATGGTCGCCTGACCATTGAGGTGTTTGGCGCTGGCCAGTTGGTACCTGGGTTTGAGGTCTTTGATGCTGTGTCTGACGGCACTGCTGAGCTTGGCCACTCTGCTTCTTATTACTGGAAGGGCAAAGCCCCTGAAGCTCAGTTCTTCGCTGCCGTGCCGTTTGGCATGAACGCACAAGAAATGAATGCCTGGCTGCATTTTGGCGGTGGCATGGAGTTGTGGAACGAGGTTTATGAACCTTTTGGTGTGGATGTCATGGTGGCGGGTGCTTCTGGCGTTCAAATGGGTGGCTGGTATAACAAGGAAATCAATTCGATTGAGGACCTTGATGGCCTGAAAATGCGTATGCCAGGCTTAGGTGGTGAAGTGATGAGCCGTATGGGCGTCGCGATTGTGAACATGCCGGGTGGTGAAATCTTCACATCACTTCAGTCAGGTGCCATTGATGCGACGGAATGGATTGGCCCCTATAATGATTTAGCGTTCGGTCTGCATCAGGCTGCCGATTATTACTACTATCCTGGCTGGCACGAGCCGACGGTGATGTTTGAAACCATCGTCAACGAAGAAGCCTTAGCCGAATTGCCCGCTGATTTGCAGGCTATTTTGACGACCGCAGTGCGCGATATTAATGCCAACGTGCTTGATGAATACACCGCGCGTAATAACGATGCGTTGGAGACGTTGGTCAACGAGCATGAGGTTGAACTGCGCCGTATTCCTGACGACGTGCTGGCTCAGGCCCGTGAGCATTCACAAGACGTTATTGCTGAATTGGCTGAATCAAGCGAGCTGGGCACACGGATTTATGAGTCATACCGTACCTTCCAGGATAAGGTCGGAAACTATCATGCGATTTCTGAACAGGCATACTACAACGCACGTAATCCAGAGGGTGACACAACGCAGTAA
- a CDS encoding universal stress protein codes for MSRTLLFATDLSQDNRAAFARALRLAYTQGAQLDILHVLDPYLPHRVLHDVESAVNEDISATLTDLREDYALEAPSLLIQTVVGEPHVEIVREAHERNASLIIMGMHRKRGQKDLLLGTTVMRVMRSAPCPVVVASYLPTQPWQHILVPIDFSLTARQTLREALIRFPEATLTLLHAWSLPGERELGSQANFAHWRDHEVERLRRTLDNEIESLMRDLDGVPDIELVLEPGQPCDVLQDYMKRHTPDLVIIGSRGQPQHTSQVTEMLLGEPHCDLMLCRSW; via the coding sequence ATGTCTCGCACGCTGCTGTTTGCCACGGACCTTTCTCAGGATAACCGCGCTGCGTTTGCTCGCGCTCTTCGGCTGGCCTATACCCAAGGGGCGCAGCTCGACATTCTTCACGTCCTTGACCCTTACTTACCCCACCGTGTTCTTCACGACGTTGAAAGCGCGGTTAACGAAGATATCAGTGCCACATTGACCGACCTGCGCGAAGATTACGCGCTGGAAGCGCCTTCGCTGCTTATTCAAACCGTTGTGGGGGAGCCTCATGTTGAAATTGTGCGAGAAGCCCACGAACGCAATGCCTCGTTAATTATTATGGGCATGCACCGTAAGCGCGGTCAGAAAGATCTTCTTTTGGGTACCACTGTGATGCGCGTGATGAGAAGTGCGCCTTGTCCGGTGGTGGTTGCCTCTTATCTACCGACGCAGCCTTGGCAACATATCCTGGTGCCGATCGATTTTTCGCTGACTGCTCGGCAAACACTCAGGGAGGCACTCATTCGCTTTCCAGAAGCGACGTTGACGCTACTGCATGCCTGGAGCTTACCTGGTGAGCGTGAGCTTGGCTCCCAGGCTAATTTTGCGCACTGGCGAGATCACGAAGTAGAACGTTTACGCAGAACGCTGGATAACGAGATTGAGAGCTTGATGCGAGATCTTGACGGTGTCCCCGATATCGAGCTGGTGCTCGAACCAGGGCAACCCTGTGACGTACTTCAAGATTATATGAAGCGACACACTCCCGATTTGGTGATTATTGGTAGCCGTGGCCAGCCACAACACACCAGCCAGGTGACTGAAATGTTGTTAGGTGAACCTCACTGCGACCTCATGCTGTGCCGCTCCTGGTAG
- a CDS encoding thiol:disulfide interchange protein DsbA/DsbL, with protein MLKTLMVAIAGLGLSAAVSAQELVEGQHYTLLESPVETQVDEGQIEVTEAFWFGCPHCYRLQTPVNEWYETLEDDVSIVHMPATMGGAWNTHATAFYAAESLGIEDELHADFFEAIHEDGRSLTDEDEIAEFFSNYGVSEEEAKQALKAFGVRSEVNKANSRMREMRLMGVPALIVDGRYVVSPSTAGSLENMPQIADALVERVRNERAQ; from the coding sequence ATGTTGAAAACGTTAATGGTCGCGATTGCTGGCTTAGGTTTATCTGCGGCAGTAAGCGCTCAGGAGTTGGTCGAGGGCCAGCACTACACACTGCTTGAGTCGCCAGTGGAGACACAGGTCGACGAGGGGCAGATTGAAGTGACCGAAGCGTTTTGGTTTGGCTGCCCGCATTGCTACCGGCTGCAAACACCCGTAAATGAGTGGTACGAAACGCTTGAAGACGACGTTAGCATTGTTCATATGCCGGCTACCATGGGTGGTGCTTGGAACACACACGCGACGGCGTTTTATGCAGCAGAATCTCTGGGCATCGAAGATGAACTTCACGCTGATTTCTTTGAGGCCATTCATGAAGATGGTCGCTCACTGACAGATGAGGATGAAATCGCCGAGTTTTTCTCTAATTACGGTGTAAGTGAAGAAGAAGCTAAGCAGGCGTTAAAGGCATTTGGCGTTCGTAGCGAAGTCAATAAAGCCAACAGCCGCATGCGTGAAATGCGCTTAATGGGCGTGCCGGCGCTTATTGTTGATGGCCGCTACGTTGTGTCGCCAAGCACAGCAGGTAGCTTGGAAAATATGCCGCAAATTGCGGATGCGCTTGTCGAGCGCGTGCGTAATGAGCGTGCACAATAA
- a CDS encoding TRAP transporter small permease subunit — MSDTTQLPAFIAALDRASEWFGRSLAWLIIIMMLIQFAIVLLRYIFSVNSIFMQELVMYMHASVFMLAAAYTFRHDGHVRVDIFYRGMTPRRQALVNIVGIITLLMPVMVFVIASSLGYVANSWRIMETSSDYGGIPAVFALKTLIPLFAMLMILQGVIEVVRNGYVFTGRIPPSVGDDNHLEERV, encoded by the coding sequence ATGTCAGATACAACACAACTACCTGCGTTTATCGCTGCGCTGGACCGCGCTTCGGAGTGGTTCGGACGTAGCCTTGCGTGGCTGATCATCATTATGATGTTGATTCAGTTCGCGATTGTACTGCTTCGTTATATTTTCAGCGTTAACAGTATTTTTATGCAAGAGCTGGTGATGTACATGCACGCCAGTGTCTTTATGCTCGCTGCGGCCTACACCTTTCGCCACGATGGCCATGTGCGTGTCGATATCTTCTATCGTGGAATGACGCCCCGTCGCCAAGCGCTGGTTAACATCGTGGGTATTATCACGTTGTTGATGCCTGTGATGGTTTTTGTCATCGCTTCCAGCTTGGGCTACGTTGCTAACTCCTGGCGTATTATGGAAACCTCCTCCGATTATGGTGGCATTCCAGCCGTCTTTGCACTGAAAACGTTAATACCGCTCTTTGCCATGCTAATGATACTGCAAGGTGTCATTGAAGTAGTGCGCAATGGCTATGTATTTACTGGCCGGATACCCCCATCTGTTGGTGATGACAACCACCTTGAGGAGCGCGTTTGA
- the dtd gene encoding D-aminoacyl-tRNA deacylase, which yields MKALIQRVKNASVTVEGKMVGAIDHGLLALVGVEKGDTEADAEKLLHKLLHYRVFSDQAGKMNHNLQQANGGLLLVSQFTLAADTRKGLRPSFSSAAPPDEGERLFDSLVTKACAAWPNVATGQFGADMQVALVNDGPVTFMLES from the coding sequence GTGAAAGCACTGATTCAGCGGGTAAAAAACGCCAGCGTTACGGTTGAAGGTAAGATGGTCGGGGCCATTGATCATGGCCTACTGGCGTTAGTGGGCGTTGAAAAGGGCGACACTGAGGCCGATGCTGAAAAACTACTGCATAAACTGCTGCACTACCGCGTATTCAGTGACCAAGCAGGCAAAATGAACCATAACCTTCAGCAGGCTAACGGGGGCTTACTGCTGGTATCACAGTTTACGTTGGCCGCTGATACTCGCAAAGGTTTGCGCCCCAGCTTTTCGAGCGCGGCACCGCCTGATGAAGGCGAGCGCCTGTTTGACTCTTTGGTGACTAAGGCATGCGCGGCCTGGCCCAACGTTGCAACCGGCCAATTTGGCGCTGATATGCAAGTGGCGTTAGTTAACGATGGGCCGGTAACGTTCATGCTTGAGAGCTAA
- a CDS encoding TRAP transporter large permease subunit, whose product MLEFMPLVLFATICIVLMFGFPVALSLAGTALLFAGMGLGLETIGVDANFDSGYLAALPNRLYGIMTNQTLLAVPLFVLMGVLLEKSKVAETLLDAMALLFGAMRGGLGISVTLVGMLMAASTGIVGATVVTMGLMSLPTMLKRGYSTSLATGTICATGTLGQIIPPSIALVLLGDVLSSAYQQAQLSMGIFSPKTVSVGDLFMGALVPGLLLVVMYMIYVALVAWLRPQMAPAADREELMAELGHTSGLGMLLLKGLVPPVVLIVAVLGSILSGFATPTEASAVGAFGALVLALAYRQLDWATLKDVLRSTTHVTTMVFMILIGAALFSLVFRAYGGEHMVTELFEGMPGGVVGATIIVMLVIFLLGFILDFIEITFVVVPIVGPILLAMGLDPIWLGIMIAINLQTSFLTPPFGFALFYLRGVAPPSVPTSAIYRGVIPFILMQLGMLLMLTFFPQLATWLPTQF is encoded by the coding sequence ATGCTGGAATTTATGCCGCTTGTTTTATTTGCCACCATTTGCATTGTGCTGATGTTTGGCTTTCCTGTAGCGCTTTCATTAGCAGGTACCGCGCTACTGTTTGCAGGGATGGGCCTAGGCCTTGAGACCATCGGCGTAGACGCCAATTTCGATAGTGGTTATCTCGCCGCTTTGCCCAACCGGCTTTACGGCATTATGACCAATCAAACGTTATTGGCAGTGCCATTATTTGTCTTAATGGGCGTTTTATTGGAGAAGTCCAAAGTAGCTGAAACACTGCTGGATGCGATGGCGCTGCTGTTTGGTGCCATGCGTGGCGGTTTAGGTATTTCAGTGACATTGGTGGGTATGTTGATGGCAGCATCTACCGGCATTGTGGGGGCCACCGTGGTGACCATGGGGCTTATGTCGCTACCTACCATGCTAAAGCGCGGCTATAGCACTTCGCTGGCGACCGGCACCATTTGTGCGACCGGCACGCTTGGCCAAATCATCCCGCCCTCCATTGCATTGGTACTGCTTGGCGATGTGCTGTCGTCCGCTTACCAGCAGGCACAGCTCTCGATGGGTATTTTTAGTCCTAAAACGGTCTCTGTAGGCGATCTGTTTATGGGCGCGCTGGTGCCGGGGTTACTCCTGGTCGTTATGTACATGATTTACGTGGCCCTGGTCGCGTGGTTGCGCCCGCAAATGGCGCCTGCCGCAGACCGTGAAGAGCTCATGGCAGAGCTTGGGCATACTTCCGGCCTGGGGATGCTGCTGTTGAAAGGCTTAGTGCCGCCCGTGGTGCTAATTGTGGCAGTGCTTGGCTCGATTTTAAGCGGCTTTGCAACGCCTACCGAAGCGTCGGCTGTCGGTGCCTTTGGTGCCCTGGTGCTGGCTCTTGCTTATCGTCAACTGGATTGGGCAACGCTGAAGGACGTGCTGCGTTCAACCACCCATGTGACGACTATGGTGTTTATGATTTTGATTGGTGCGGCGCTGTTTTCGCTGGTCTTCCGGGCCTATGGCGGCGAACACATGGTCACCGAACTGTTCGAAGGTATGCCTGGTGGCGTGGTGGGGGCGACCATTATCGTAATGCTGGTCATCTTCCTACTTGGCTTTATTCTCGACTTTATCGAAATCACGTTTGTGGTGGTGCCCATCGTTGGGCCGATTCTGCTGGCCATGGGACTTGACCCAATTTGGCTGGGCATCATGATCGCTATTAACCTGCAAACGTCATTCTTAACCCCGCCGTTTGGTTTTGCGCTGTTTTATCTGCGCGGCGTAGCGCCACCCTCGGTGCCGACCTCGGCAATTTACCGTGGGGTTATCCCGTTTATCCTGATGCAGCTTGGCATGTTGCTGATGCTAACGTTTTTCCCGCAGCTGGCCACATGGCTACCTACTCAATTTTAG
- a CDS encoding endonuclease/exonuclease/phosphatase family protein, which translates to MSLVERGHIRLLTFNLQVGIQTSAYHHYLTRSWQHVLPHPQRLERLAQMGNVLEPFDVVGLQEVDGGSFRSGRVNQVEYLAAKARFPHYFQQLNRNLGQFAQHSNGLLSRIVPSHIEEHRLPGMLPGRGAIHARYGEGPDALHIFVAHLALSQRGRVRQLNYLSNIIEPLRHVVVMGDLNCTPDQLHAHERFSTSLPLHPVKPLLSYPSWQPRRALDHILLSQTLEVADVHVLDHLFSDHLPIAVDLPLPPACLAAIRQSV; encoded by the coding sequence TTGTCTTTGGTTGAACGTGGCCATATCCGCTTACTGACATTTAATTTGCAGGTAGGTATTCAAACGTCGGCGTATCACCACTACCTCACGCGTAGTTGGCAGCATGTTTTGCCGCACCCTCAGCGTCTGGAACGCTTGGCGCAAATGGGTAATGTGCTAGAGCCATTTGATGTGGTGGGCCTGCAAGAGGTTGATGGCGGTAGTTTTCGTTCCGGTCGCGTAAACCAAGTTGAATACCTTGCCGCTAAAGCACGCTTTCCCCACTACTTTCAGCAGCTAAATCGTAATTTAGGGCAGTTTGCTCAGCACAGTAATGGGCTATTGTCACGTATCGTGCCTAGCCACATCGAAGAGCACCGTCTGCCAGGGATGTTGCCAGGGCGTGGTGCAATTCACGCACGCTATGGTGAGGGACCAGATGCACTGCATATCTTTGTCGCCCACTTGGCGCTGAGCCAGCGCGGGCGTGTGCGTCAGCTGAATTATTTAAGCAATATTATTGAGCCGCTGCGCCATGTGGTGGTCATGGGTGATTTAAATTGCACGCCTGACCAGCTTCATGCTCATGAACGTTTTAGTACCTCGTTGCCACTGCACCCGGTTAAGCCGCTGCTTAGTTATCCATCCTGGCAGCCTCGGCGCGCCCTGGATCACATCCTGCTTTCCCAGACACTTGAAGTCGCAGATGTCCATGTACTGGACCATCTATTTTCTGACCATTTACCGATTGCTGTCGATTTACCGTTACCTCCAGCCTGCCTAGCGGCGATTCGCCAAAGCGTTTAA